A single window of Streptomyces xanthii DNA harbors:
- a CDS encoding tetratricopeptide repeat protein, which produces MAELRSDIERAGLDTLSGRKAPRARVLLIAGRPGTGRTALAGELLREVAERYPDGALRVRLSGADGTPVPTERVARELLDALELPAPPGESADDLTERLREGLALRRVVLFLDDAQDAEQVDQLLPDTPDCLVVAVAEGPLTGIPDVRPCTLGGLDTKSALELLTRHTGSVRITCDPRSAESLVELCGAEPAALELAGGWLAVRPKESVADLAKQLHAQDGEGTALARVFRHSYATLPGPAARILRYLSLAPDGYVDPHTASALAGCSVSAAQTTLDDFVTLGLVRAVPSELPQYEVPGCLVPLLRGLTETQDRPGEVQLARARMLERTVRLLTSCRAVTEPDGSPARKKLAGLPSALRFADPAAAAEWLRVRQPALLAAARLAVADGELDTLARRLMSALARALVAHRGTEAAAPELYGIHRMVLDVAERRDLPREKAAALLNLADVDAQTGRTRDALARYRAALDAGREARDPYATGRAMESVGGAHQELGDWQRAADWYGRALAQRLARGERADAARLHGRIAAVHTYAGRYGEALRSWRSAVAGYRKQGDVPAQARALSELARVQEYAGRPEESLRTCQEAVEWARQAKDVRLQAALQLRLADTLERLGDPAAAKLHRGAAERMLGEELTPEVKPSKEAANAYEIRSASSED; this is translated from the coding sequence TTGGCCGAACTCAGGTCCGACATCGAACGGGCCGGACTCGACACCCTGTCCGGCCGCAAGGCCCCCCGCGCCCGCGTCCTGCTCATCGCCGGCCGCCCCGGCACCGGCCGCACCGCACTGGCCGGGGAACTGCTGCGCGAGGTCGCCGAGCGGTACCCGGACGGGGCACTGCGGGTCCGGCTGAGCGGCGCCGACGGCACCCCCGTTCCCACCGAACGCGTGGCCCGTGAGCTGCTCGACGCGCTCGAACTGCCCGCGCCGCCCGGCGAGTCGGCCGACGACCTCACGGAACGGCTGCGCGAGGGGCTCGCCCTGCGCCGCGTCGTCCTGTTCCTCGACGACGCCCAGGACGCCGAACAGGTCGACCAGCTGCTGCCCGACACCCCCGACTGTCTGGTCGTCGCCGTCGCCGAAGGCCCCCTCACCGGCATCCCCGACGTACGGCCCTGCACCCTCGGCGGACTCGACACCAAGTCCGCGCTCGAACTGCTCACCCGCCACACCGGCTCCGTCCGCATCACCTGCGACCCGCGCTCGGCCGAGTCCCTGGTCGAACTGTGCGGGGCCGAGCCGGCCGCGCTCGAACTCGCCGGCGGCTGGCTCGCCGTACGCCCCAAGGAGTCGGTCGCCGACCTGGCCAAGCAGCTGCACGCCCAGGACGGGGAGGGCACCGCGCTCGCCCGGGTCTTCCGGCACTCGTACGCCACGCTGCCCGGGCCCGCCGCCCGGATACTGCGCTATCTGTCGCTGGCCCCCGACGGCTACGTGGACCCGCACACGGCGTCCGCGCTGGCCGGCTGCTCCGTGTCCGCCGCGCAGACCACCCTCGACGACTTCGTGACCCTCGGCCTGGTCCGCGCCGTGCCCTCCGAGCTGCCCCAGTACGAGGTGCCGGGCTGCCTGGTGCCGCTGCTGCGCGGGCTCACCGAGACCCAGGACCGGCCCGGCGAGGTGCAGCTGGCCCGCGCCCGCATGCTGGAGCGCACCGTACGGCTGCTCACCTCCTGCCGCGCCGTCACCGAGCCCGACGGGTCCCCGGCCCGCAAGAAGCTGGCCGGGCTGCCCAGCGCCCTGCGGTTCGCGGACCCCGCGGCCGCCGCCGAGTGGCTGCGCGTCCGGCAGCCCGCGCTGCTCGCCGCGGCCCGCCTGGCCGTCGCGGACGGCGAGCTCGACACCCTGGCCCGGCGGCTGATGTCGGCGCTGGCCCGGGCCCTGGTCGCCCACCGCGGCACCGAGGCGGCGGCCCCCGAGCTGTACGGGATCCACCGCATGGTGCTGGACGTCGCCGAGCGCCGTGACCTGCCCCGCGAGAAGGCCGCGGCGCTGCTGAACCTCGCCGACGTGGACGCGCAGACCGGCCGGACCCGGGACGCCCTCGCCCGCTACCGGGCCGCGCTGGACGCCGGACGTGAGGCCCGGGACCCGTACGCGACCGGCCGCGCGATGGAATCCGTAGGCGGCGCGCACCAGGAGCTGGGGGACTGGCAGCGGGCCGCCGACTGGTACGGGCGGGCCCTCGCGCAGCGGCTCGCGCGCGGGGAGCGGGCCGACGCCGCGCGGTTGCACGGCCGGATCGCCGCCGTGCACACCTACGCGGGCCGGTACGGGGAGGCGCTGCGCAGCTGGCGCTCGGCGGTGGCCGGGTACCGCAAGCAGGGCGATGTGCCCGCGCAGGCGCGGGCGTTGAGCGAGCTGGCGCGGGTGCAGGAGTATGCGGGGCGGCCCGAGGAGTCGCTGCGCACCTGCCAGGAGGCGGTCGAATGGGCACGTCAGGCCAAGGACGTCCGGCTGCAGGCCGCGCTCCAGCTGCGGCTGGCCGACACCCTCGAACGACTGGGCGACCCCGCGGCGGCCAAGCTGCACCGGGGCGCGGCCGAGCGCATGCTGGGGGAGGAGCTCACTCCGGAGGTAAAACCTTCGAAGGAGGCCGCGAACGCCTACGAAATCCGTAGTGCATCGTCTGAAGATTGA
- the ald gene encoding alanine dehydrogenase, whose protein sequence is MKVGIPREVKNNEFRVAITPAGVHELVRHGHQVFIEQNAGVGSSITDDEYVSAGAQILGTADEVWATADLLLKVKEPIAEEYHRLRKDQTLFTYLHLAASKECTDALLESGTTAIAYETVETANRALPLLAPMSEVAGRLAPQVGAYHLMRSVGGRGVLPGGVPGTHAGKAVVIGGGVSGWNATQIAVGMGFHVTLLDKDINKLREADKIFGTKVQTIVSNAYELEKAVVEADLVIGAVLIPGAKAPKLVTNELVAKMKPGSVLVDIAIDQGGCFEDSHPTTHAEPTFQVHNSVFYCVANMPGAVPNTSTYALTNATLPYIVSLANNGWVEALRRDPALALGLNTHDGKVVYKEVAEAHGLEHLELETLLG, encoded by the coding sequence ATGAAGGTCGGCATCCCCCGCGAGGTCAAGAACAACGAGTTCCGGGTGGCCATCACCCCCGCCGGCGTGCATGAGCTCGTGCGCCACGGCCACCAGGTCTTCATCGAGCAGAACGCCGGTGTCGGCTCCTCGATCACGGACGACGAGTACGTCTCGGCCGGAGCGCAGATCCTCGGCACCGCCGACGAGGTCTGGGCCACCGCCGACCTGCTCCTGAAGGTCAAGGAGCCGATCGCGGAGGAGTACCACCGCCTCCGCAAGGACCAGACCCTCTTCACCTACCTGCACCTGGCCGCCTCCAAGGAGTGCACGGACGCGCTCCTCGAGTCCGGCACCACCGCCATCGCGTACGAGACGGTCGAGACCGCGAACCGCGCGCTCCCGCTGCTCGCCCCGATGTCCGAGGTCGCGGGCCGTCTGGCCCCGCAGGTCGGCGCCTACCACCTGATGCGCTCGGTCGGCGGCCGCGGCGTGCTCCCCGGCGGCGTCCCCGGCACCCACGCCGGCAAGGCCGTCGTCATCGGCGGCGGCGTCTCCGGCTGGAACGCCACGCAGATCGCCGTCGGCATGGGCTTCCACGTGACCCTGCTCGACAAGGACATCAACAAGCTCCGCGAGGCCGACAAGATCTTCGGCACCAAGGTGCAGACGATCGTCTCCAACGCCTACGAGCTGGAGAAGGCCGTCGTCGAGGCCGACCTCGTCATCGGCGCCGTCCTCATCCCGGGCGCCAAGGCCCCGAAGCTGGTCACCAACGAGCTCGTCGCCAAGATGAAGCCCGGAAGTGTCCTTGTCGACATCGCGATCGACCAGGGCGGCTGCTTCGAGGACTCGCACCCGACCACGCACGCCGAGCCGACCTTCCAGGTCCACAACTCGGTCTTCTACTGCGTCGCCAACATGCCGGGCGCCGTGCCCAACACGTCGACGTACGCGCTGACGAACGCCACGCTGCCCTACATCGTGTCGCTGGCCAACAACGGCTGGGTCGAGGCCCTGCGCCGTGACCCCGCGCTCGCCCTGGGCCTCAACACCCATGACGGCAAGGTGGTTTACAAGGAGGTCGCCGAGGCGCACGGTCTCGAGCACCTCGAGCTCGAGACGCTCCTCGGCTGA
- the scpB gene encoding SMC-Scp complex subunit ScpB — MSAVPDDGVAGLDLKPALEAVLMVVDEPATEKHLAKILQRPERAVADALRALADEYTVQGRGFELRSVAGGWRFYTRPEYAAAVEGFVLDGQVARLTQAALETLAVVAYRQPVSRSRVSAVRGVNCDGVMRTLLQRGLVEEAGAEPETGAILYRTTNYFLERMGLRGLDELPELAPFLPEADAIEADTLEGVPSFDPDAPDAPGYEDADD, encoded by the coding sequence ATGAGTGCCGTACCCGACGACGGCGTGGCCGGGCTCGACCTCAAGCCCGCCCTGGAGGCCGTCCTCATGGTCGTCGACGAGCCCGCCACCGAGAAGCACCTGGCGAAGATTCTCCAGCGGCCCGAGCGGGCCGTCGCGGACGCCCTGCGCGCGCTGGCCGACGAGTACACCGTCCAGGGCCGCGGCTTCGAGCTGCGCTCCGTGGCCGGCGGCTGGCGCTTCTACACCCGGCCGGAGTACGCGGCCGCCGTCGAGGGATTCGTGCTCGACGGGCAGGTCGCGCGGCTGACCCAGGCCGCCCTGGAGACGCTCGCGGTCGTCGCGTACCGCCAGCCCGTGAGCCGTTCGCGGGTCTCCGCCGTGCGCGGGGTGAACTGTGACGGGGTGATGCGGACCCTGCTCCAGCGCGGTCTCGTCGAGGAGGCGGGCGCGGAACCTGAAACAGGTGCGATCCTGTACAGGACGACGAACTACTTCCTGGAGCGGATGGGCCTGCGCGGCCTGGACGAGCTCCCGGAGCTCGCGCCCTTCCTCCCCGAGGCGGACGCGATCGAGGCGGACACGCTGGAAGGGGTCCCGTCGTTCGACCCGGACGCACCCGATGCGCCGGGGTACGAGGACGCAGACGACTAG
- a CDS encoding segregation and condensation protein A, giving the protein MPENDPSPAPPERPPRRALGRGAAAAPPREPEPAPEPVAEEPAPEPEVVAEPDVAEVVAEEPASEPEPEAGADDGKFTVRLANFEGPFDLLLQLIAKHKLDVTEVALSKVTDEFMAHIRAMGPDWDLDQTTEFLVVAATLLDLKAARLLPTAEVEDEGDLALLEARDLLFARLLQYRAYKRIADIFSARFEDEARRHPRTVGLEPHHAELLPDVVISIGPEGFAKLAVKAMQPKPEPQVYVDHIHAPLVSVQEQAGVVVARLRELGEASFQDLVADTDDTLTVVARFLALLELYREKAVALDQEAALGELLVRWTGGADGAPPVVTDEFDRAPESPEEPRREQQEEAV; this is encoded by the coding sequence ATGCCTGAGAACGATCCGAGCCCCGCCCCGCCCGAGCGCCCGCCCCGACGCGCGCTGGGCCGCGGCGCGGCGGCGGCTCCACCGCGAGAGCCGGAACCCGCACCTGAGCCGGTGGCCGAGGAGCCCGCCCCCGAGCCTGAGGTGGTCGCGGAGCCGGATGTCGCGGAAGTGGTGGCCGAGGAGCCCGCGTCCGAGCCCGAGCCCGAGGCCGGTGCGGACGACGGGAAGTTCACCGTCCGGCTGGCGAACTTCGAGGGCCCCTTCGACCTGCTGCTGCAGCTGATCGCCAAGCACAAGCTCGATGTCACCGAGGTCGCGCTGTCCAAGGTGACCGACGAGTTCATGGCGCACATCCGCGCCATGGGGCCGGACTGGGACCTGGACCAGACGACCGAGTTCCTGGTCGTCGCCGCGACCCTGCTGGATCTGAAGGCGGCGCGGCTGCTCCCCACCGCCGAGGTCGAGGACGAGGGCGATCTCGCGCTGCTGGAGGCGCGGGACCTGCTGTTCGCCCGGCTGCTCCAGTACCGCGCGTACAAGCGGATCGCCGACATCTTCAGCGCCCGCTTCGAGGACGAGGCGCGGCGCCACCCGCGCACGGTGGGCCTGGAGCCGCACCACGCCGAGCTGCTGCCCGACGTCGTCATCAGCATCGGCCCGGAGGGCTTCGCGAAGCTCGCCGTGAAGGCGATGCAGCCGAAGCCCGAGCCGCAGGTCTACGTGGACCACATCCACGCCCCGCTGGTCAGCGTGCAGGAGCAGGCCGGGGTGGTGGTGGCGCGGCTGCGCGAGCTCGGCGAGGCCAGCTTCCAGGACCTCGTGGCCGACACCGACGACACGCTCACGGTCGTGGCCCGCTTCCTCGCCCTGCTGGAGCTGTACCGGGAGAAGGCGGTCGCCCTGGACCAGGAGGCCGCGCTCGGCGAGCTCCTGGTGCGCTGGACCGGCGGCGCGGACGGGGCCCCGCCCGTCGTGACGGACGAGTTCGACCGGGCGCCGGAAAGCCCGGAGGAACCACGCAGAGAGCAGCAGGAGGAGGCCGTATGA
- a CDS encoding NUDIX domain-containing protein, whose product MTTIRDTAEQWEVRATATPFVGNKTSVRTDEVVMPDGEVVHRDYQVHPGSVAVLALDDQDRVLILKQYRHPVHMKLWEIPAGLLDIPGENPLHAAQRELYEEAHVKAEDWRVLTDVYTTPGGCSEAVRIFLARDLAEAEGERFEVEHEEADMELARVPLGDLVSGVLAGDLHNNCLVVGVLSLVAARSVEGGIDGLRPAEAPWPARPFEA is encoded by the coding sequence ATGACGACGATCAGGGACACCGCCGAGCAGTGGGAGGTCCGGGCGACCGCGACCCCCTTCGTCGGGAACAAGACCTCCGTGCGGACGGACGAGGTCGTCATGCCCGACGGCGAGGTCGTCCACCGCGACTACCAGGTCCACCCCGGCTCCGTCGCCGTGCTCGCCCTCGACGACCAGGACCGGGTGCTGATCCTCAAGCAGTACCGCCACCCCGTGCACATGAAGCTCTGGGAGATCCCGGCCGGACTGCTCGACATCCCCGGTGAGAACCCGCTGCACGCCGCCCAGCGCGAGCTCTACGAGGAGGCGCACGTCAAGGCGGAGGACTGGCGCGTCCTGACCGACGTCTACACGACGCCGGGCGGCTGCTCCGAGGCCGTGCGCATCTTCCTCGCGCGGGATCTGGCCGAGGCGGAGGGGGAGCGGTTCGAGGTCGAGCACGAGGAGGCCGACATGGAGTTGGCCCGGGTGCCGCTCGGTGACCTGGTCTCCGGGGTGCTCGCCGGTGACCTGCACAACAACTGCCTGGTCGTGGGCGTGCTCTCGCTCGTCGCAGCGCGTTCTGTCGAGGGCGGGATCGATGGGCTGAGGCCGGCCGAGGCGCCCTGGCCTGCGCGTCCGTTCGAGGCCTGA
- a CDS encoding ParA family protein: MNESTFTPGGGRPGGQGPAGLQAVGSVAVRTFAAHQSGYRSSPPQTPTQTAHQSMDGHHVNAMAGDRSGDTHSHFADYDELPEGHFYDPDAEYEPDPEYAATLAPDAARQRRERVGPTGRPLPYFPIPGPLTDHGPAKIIAMCNQKGGVGKTTSTINLGAALAEYGRRVLLVDFDPQGALSVGLGVNPMELDLTVYNLLMERGMSADEVLLKTAVPNMDLLPSNIDLSAAEVQLVSEVARESTLQRALKPLMSDYDYIVIDCQPSLGLLTVNALTAAHKVIVPLECEFFALRGVALLTETIEKVQERLNPDLELDGILATMYDSRTVHSREVLARVVEAFDDHVYHTVIGRTVRFPETTVAGEPITTYASNSVGAAAYRQLAREVLARCHAE; this comes from the coding sequence GTGAATGAGTCGACATTTACTCCCGGAGGTGGCCGGCCGGGCGGGCAGGGACCCGCGGGGCTTCAGGCTGTCGGCTCCGTCGCTGTACGCACCTTCGCGGCCCACCAGAGCGGCTACCGGAGCAGCCCCCCGCAGACGCCGACGCAGACAGCACACCAGAGCATGGATGGCCATCACGTGAACGCCATGGCCGGCGACCGAAGCGGCGACACACACAGCCACTTCGCCGACTACGACGAACTGCCCGAGGGGCACTTCTACGACCCCGACGCCGAGTACGAGCCCGATCCCGAGTACGCGGCCACGCTCGCCCCGGACGCTGCCCGTCAGCGCCGCGAGCGCGTCGGCCCGACCGGGCGCCCGCTCCCGTACTTCCCGATCCCAGGACCGCTGACCGACCACGGCCCGGCGAAGATCATCGCGATGTGCAACCAGAAGGGCGGCGTCGGCAAGACCACGTCGACCATCAACCTGGGTGCCGCGCTCGCCGAGTACGGACGCCGGGTGCTGCTCGTCGACTTCGACCCGCAGGGTGCCCTGTCGGTCGGCCTCGGCGTCAACCCGATGGAGCTCGACCTCACCGTCTACAACCTGCTCATGGAGCGGGGCATGTCGGCCGACGAGGTCCTCCTGAAGACCGCGGTCCCGAACATGGACCTGCTGCCGAGCAACATCGACCTCTCGGCCGCCGAGGTCCAGTTGGTGAGCGAGGTGGCGCGCGAGTCCACGCTGCAGCGCGCCCTGAAGCCGCTGATGTCCGACTACGACTACATCGTGATCGACTGTCAGCCCTCGCTCGGCCTGCTCACCGTGAACGCGCTGACGGCCGCTCACAAGGTGATCGTGCCGCTGGAGTGCGAGTTCTTCGCGCTGCGCGGTGTGGCCCTGCTGACCGAGACGATCGAGAAGGTCCAGGAGCGGCTCAACCCCGACCTGGAGCTCGACGGCATCCTCGCCACGATGTACGACTCGCGGACCGTGCACAGCCGTGAGGTCCTCGCGCGCGTGGTCGAGGCGTTCGACGATCACGTCTACCACACGGTCATCGGCCGCACGGTGCGCTTCCCGGAGACCACGGTCGCCGGCGAGCCCATCACCACGTACGCCTCGAACTCGGTCGGTGCCGCCGCCTACCGTCAGCTCGCCAGGGAGGTGCTCGCCCGGTGTCACGCCGAGTGA
- a CDS encoding CTP synthase has protein sequence MTPKSTTTKHIFVTGGVASSLGKGLTASSLGMLLKARGLRVVMQKLDPYLNVDPGTMNPFQHGEVFVTNDGAETDLDIGHYERFLDRDLDGSANVTTGQVYSQVIAKERRGEYLGDTVQVIPHITNEIKHRIRRMATDEVDVVITEVGGTVGDIESLPFLETVRQVRHEVGRDNVFVVHISLLPYIGPSGELKTKPTQHSVAALRNIGIQPDAIVLRCDREVPTAIKRKISLMCDVDEAAVVACPDARSIYDIPKVVHAEGLDAYVVRKLDLPFRDVDWTTWDDLLDRVHNPDHEIVMALVGKYIDLPDAYLSVTEALRAGGFANKARVKIKWVTSDDCKTPAGAKKQLGDVDAICIPGGFGDRGVSGKVGAIQFARENKIPLLGLCLGLQCTVIEAARNLADIPDANSTEFDAATAHPVISTMAEQLDIVAGEGDMGGTMRLGMYPAKLAEGSIVREVYDGKEYVEERHRHRYEVNNAYRAELEKKAGLQFSGLSPDGKLVEYVEYPRDVHPYLVATQAHPELRSRPTRPHPLFAGLVKAAVERKVAAAAAATGAKKAK, from the coding sequence ATGACGCCCAAATCAACGACGACCAAGCACATCTTCGTCACCGGGGGTGTCGCCTCCTCCCTCGGCAAGGGCCTCACCGCCTCCAGCCTCGGGATGCTGCTCAAGGCACGGGGCCTCCGCGTCGTCATGCAGAAGCTCGACCCGTACCTGAACGTCGACCCGGGCACGATGAACCCCTTCCAGCACGGTGAGGTGTTCGTCACCAACGACGGCGCCGAGACCGACCTGGACATCGGCCACTACGAGCGCTTCCTCGACCGCGACCTCGACGGCTCGGCCAACGTGACGACCGGCCAGGTCTACTCGCAGGTCATCGCCAAGGAGCGGCGCGGCGAGTACCTCGGCGACACCGTCCAGGTCATCCCGCACATCACGAACGAGATCAAGCACCGCATCCGCCGCATGGCGACGGACGAGGTCGACGTCGTGATCACCGAGGTCGGCGGCACCGTCGGCGACATCGAGTCGCTGCCGTTCCTGGAGACCGTCCGCCAGGTCCGCCACGAGGTCGGCCGCGACAACGTGTTCGTGGTCCACATCTCGCTGCTGCCCTACATCGGCCCCTCCGGCGAGCTCAAGACCAAGCCGACCCAGCACTCGGTCGCCGCCCTGCGCAACATCGGTATCCAGCCGGACGCCATCGTGCTGCGCTGCGACCGCGAGGTCCCCACCGCCATCAAGCGCAAGATCTCGCTGATGTGCGACGTCGACGAGGCCGCCGTCGTGGCCTGCCCCGACGCCCGCTCGATCTACGACATCCCGAAGGTCGTGCACGCCGAGGGTCTCGACGCGTACGTCGTGCGCAAGCTCGACCTGCCGTTCCGCGACGTGGACTGGACGACCTGGGACGACCTGCTCGACCGCGTCCACAACCCCGACCACGAGATCGTCATGGCCCTGGTCGGCAAGTACATCGACCTGCCCGACGCCTACCTGTCGGTGACCGAGGCGCTGCGCGCCGGCGGCTTCGCCAACAAGGCCCGCGTCAAGATCAAGTGGGTCACCTCGGACGACTGCAAGACCCCGGCCGGCGCCAAGAAGCAGCTCGGCGACGTCGACGCGATCTGCATCCCCGGCGGCTTCGGCGACCGCGGTGTCTCCGGCAAGGTCGGCGCGATCCAGTTCGCCCGCGAGAACAAGATCCCGCTGCTCGGCCTCTGCCTGGGCCTGCAGTGCACCGTGATCGAGGCCGCGCGCAACCTGGCCGACATCCCGGACGCCAACTCCACCGAGTTCGACGCCGCGACCGCCCACCCGGTCATCTCCACCATGGCCGAGCAGCTCGACATCGTCGCCGGTGAGGGCGACATGGGCGGCACCATGCGGCTCGGCATGTACCCGGCCAAGCTCGCCGAGGGCTCCATCGTGCGCGAGGTGTACGACGGCAAGGAGTACGTCGAGGAGCGCCACCGTCACCGCTACGAGGTGAACAACGCGTACCGCGCCGAGCTCGAGAAGAAGGCCGGTCTGCAGTTCTCCGGCCTCTCCCCGGACGGCAAGCTCGTCGAGTACGTCGAGTACCCGCGCGACGTCCACCCCTACCTGGTCGCCACCCAGGCGCACCCGGAGCTGCGCTCGCGTCCGACGCGTCCGCACCCGCTCTTCGCCGGTCTGGTGAAGGCCGCGGTCGAGCGCAAGGTCGCGGCCGCCGCCGCTGCCACGGGGGCCAAGAAGGCCAAGTAA
- a CDS encoding glycoside hydrolase family 15 protein encodes MAGRIEDYALIGDMQTAALVCRDGTVDWLCLPRFDSHAIFAGLLGTEDHGFWRLGPAYAAGGRPPAATRREYRGDSLVLVSEWDTPRGTVRVTDFMPPRDGAPQLTRIVEGLSGRVPMRSALRMRFSYGRIVPWVHKVDGRTVAVAGPDSVWLDTDADTYGKDLTTYSDFTVSPGEKFAFTVQWQPSHKEQPALPDPDGALDATLEFWREWVEHCTYHGPYREAVVRSLITLKALTYAPTGGIVAAPTTSLPEEIGGVRNWDYRYTWLRDAAITLSSLLRTGYREEARAWREWLLRAVAGDPENLQIMYGIAGERELGEAELDWLPGYENSAPVRVGNGAAHQLQLDVYGEVTEALHLAHMTGLARNDYASILQLKLIRYLEDHWDEPDEGIWEVRGPRRHFVHSKVMAWVAVDRTIKLIESGDADGPLEKWRDLRDDIHRDVCEKGYDKERNTFTQSYGSKELDASLLLIPQMGFLPPDDKRVIGTIEAIQRELSTTDGFILRYPTDGEDEGVDGLPGDEGAFLACSFWMADDLAMIGRVDEARTLFEKLLALRNDLGLLAEEWDPRLQRQVGNFPQAFSHVPLIDTALRLTASGAYGG; translated from the coding sequence GTGGCCGGGCGCATCGAGGATTACGCACTCATCGGAGACATGCAGACCGCCGCCCTGGTCTGCCGGGACGGCACGGTCGACTGGCTGTGCCTGCCCCGCTTCGACTCGCACGCCATTTTCGCCGGGCTGCTCGGCACCGAGGACCACGGCTTCTGGCGGCTGGGTCCCGCCTACGCGGCCGGCGGCCGACCACCGGCGGCGACGCGGCGCGAGTACCGCGGCGACTCGCTGGTCCTCGTCTCCGAGTGGGACACCCCGCGCGGCACGGTCCGCGTGACCGACTTCATGCCGCCGCGCGACGGCGCACCCCAGCTGACCCGGATCGTGGAGGGCCTGAGCGGGCGCGTCCCGATGCGCTCGGCGCTGCGGATGCGCTTCTCCTACGGGCGGATCGTGCCCTGGGTGCACAAGGTGGACGGGCGCACGGTCGCCGTGGCGGGCCCGGACTCGGTGTGGCTGGACACGGACGCGGACACGTACGGCAAGGACCTGACGACGTACTCCGACTTCACCGTCTCCCCCGGCGAGAAGTTCGCCTTCACCGTCCAGTGGCAGCCCTCGCACAAGGAGCAGCCGGCCCTGCCGGACCCGGACGGCGCCCTGGACGCGACGCTGGAGTTCTGGCGCGAGTGGGTCGAGCACTGCACGTACCACGGGCCCTACCGCGAGGCCGTGGTCCGCTCGCTGATCACGCTGAAGGCGCTCACGTACGCGCCGACGGGCGGCATCGTGGCGGCCCCCACCACCTCGCTGCCGGAGGAGATCGGCGGCGTACGGAACTGGGACTACCGCTACACCTGGCTGCGGGACGCGGCGATCACCCTGTCCTCGCTGCTGCGCACCGGCTACCGCGAGGAGGCCCGAGCCTGGCGCGAGTGGTTGCTGCGGGCGGTGGCCGGCGACCCGGAGAACCTGCAGATCATGTACGGCATCGCGGGCGAGCGCGAGCTCGGCGAGGCGGAGCTGGACTGGCTCCCGGGGTACGAGAACTCGGCGCCGGTCCGCGTCGGCAACGGGGCGGCGCACCAGCTCCAGCTCGACGTCTACGGCGAGGTCACCGAGGCACTGCACCTGGCGCACATGACGGGCCTGGCCCGCAACGACTACGCGTCGATCCTCCAGCTGAAGCTCATCCGGTACCTGGAGGACCACTGGGACGAGCCGGACGAGGGCATCTGGGAGGTGCGCGGCCCGCGCCGGCACTTCGTGCACTCGAAGGTGATGGCCTGGGTCGCGGTGGACCGCACGATCAAGCTCATCGAGTCCGGGGACGCGGACGGCCCGCTGGAGAAGTGGCGCGACCTGCGCGACGACATCCACCGGGACGTGTGCGAGAAGGGTTACGACAAGGAGCGCAACACCTTCACCCAGTCCTACGGCAGCAAGGAGCTCGACGCATCGCTGCTGCTGATCCCGCAGATGGGCTTCCTGCCGCCGGACGACAAGCGCGTCATCGGCACGATCGAGGCGATCCAGCGGGAGCTGTCGACGACGGACGGCTTCATCCTGCGCTACCCGACGGACGGCGAGGACGAGGGCGTCGACGGACTGCCCGGCGACGAGGGCGCGTTCCTCGCCTGTTCGTTCTGGATGGCGGACGACCTCGCGATGATCGGCCGGGTCGACGAGGCCCGCACCCTGTTCGAGAAGCTCCTGGCGCTG